A window of the Henckelia pumila isolate YLH828 chromosome 3, ASM3356847v2, whole genome shotgun sequence genome harbors these coding sequences:
- the LOC140888246 gene encoding uncharacterized protein, which produces MDERPVRNNRNPRYRNRNKNNEGNPPPPPPLQGLGLNHADLAAIAAIVANTLQGLGNPPVNGNPPPQAVPLVHGVKYHYESLRKNRAQTFKGDPDPEVGQYWLKNIETQLRLLEIPDEFKVDVVTPFLEEKAAKWWEAVSPPMIAAGPITWQQFKDKFLKQYYLAEVKLQKLSEFENFTQAPDMSVVEYTSKFNSLETYAPMIMADDILKMHRYKRGLSSRIQTALAVYQATSFADLMGAAIRVETDINRRKDEKKNKRPLSGQYSQGKQPYKKLNQASGVTKNTFTGSNYQEAKMCPTCNTRHPGECRKNSGACFNYGKLGHRIADCPEPLKRGTRSNVDATSNKPKDHKENKPNARVFALTQEEAEKSNDVVAGTILINQSPTYVLFDCGATHSFISKRFAKKLGLIPEILVEPFRVATPTSKAIETHRVHRNCIIGISEHVFQAELIQLNMIEFEAILGMDWLANNHALVDCRMKNVKLRTSNLDEVIYHGKTKEQKSLLSASQAWKAMKSVEEVYLAVVGEVKEEVTLALEKIPVVQEFPDVFPEELPGVIPDREVEFEINLVPGDAPISKAPYQMAPAELKELKEQLQELLDKKQIRPRASPWGAPVLFVKKKYGRATVFSKLDLRSGYQQLKVKAEDVPKTAFRTRYGHYEFMVMPFGLTNAPAAFMDLMNRVFKPFLDKFVVVFIDDILVYSSSEEDHKEHLRLTLQTLREKELYAKFKKCEFWLKRVAFLGHIISKDGVSVDPKKVEAVMDWPRPKTVTEIRSFLGLAGYYRKFVEVFFSIAIPLTKLTQKNSKLNWDETCENSFEILKKKLASTPVLTLPAEGKDFTIYSDASKGGLGCVLMQDGRLIAYASRQLKPYEQNYLTHDLELAVVVFALKIWRHYLYGAKCEIFTDHQSLKCQVCQQVKAEYQRPGGLLQPLEIPEWKWEYISMDFVVGLPKSRQSHDGIWIGIRDLCPDSGKVFKKQWGPRLLSVQPTIRKLMSKQRDQFKPWKIC; this is translated from the exons ATGGACGAGAGACCAGTACGCAACAATCGTAACCCACGCTATAGAAACCGCAACAAAAACAATGAAGGGAAccctccgccgccgccgccactGCAAGGGTTAGGCCTAAATCATGCTGACTTGGCGGCTATAGCAGCCATTGTGGCTAACACCCTACAAGGGTTGGGAAACCCGCCTGTAAATGGCAATCCACCACCACAGGCAGTACCACTGGTGCATGGGGTGAAGTACCATTACGAGTCATTGAGAAAGAATCGAGCCCAAACCTTTAAAGGAGATCCAGATCCTGAGGTTGGCCAATATTGGCTCAAGAATATCGAGACTCAACTCCGCCTACTCGAAATCCCTgatgagtttaaggtggatgtaGTAACACCCTTCTTGGAAGAAAAAGCAGCCAAGTGGTGGGAGGCAGTTTCACCACCTATGATAGCAGCTGGTCCAATCACGTGGCAACAATTTAAGGATAAGTTCTTGAAACAGTACTATCTAGCCGAAGTTAAACTGCAGAAATTGAgtgaatttgaaaatttcaccCAAGCTCCGGATATGTCAGTGGTTGAATACACATCAAAATTCAACTCACTTGAGACATATGCTCCTATGATTATGGCGGATGATATTTTGAAGATGCACCGTTACAAACGAGGGTTAAGCAGCCGTATTCAGACAGCGTTAGCAGTATACCAAGCCACAAGCTTTGCTGATCTAATGGGAGCAGCAATTCGAGTTGAGACCGACATCAATCgaagaaaagatgaaaaaaagaaTAAGAGGCCTCTCTCAGGCCAATATTCTCAAGGAAAGCAGCCATACAAGAAACTCAATCAGGCTAGTGGAGTAACCAAGAACACTTTTACTGGCTCAAACTATCAAGAAGCCAAAATGTGCCCTACCTGCAATACCCGTCATCCTGGAGAATGTCGGAAGAATTCTGGAGCATGCTTTAATTATGGGAAGCTTGGACACAGAATTGCTGATTGTCCTGAACCATTGAAGAGAGGGACAAGATCAAATGTAGATGCTACATCTAACAAACCAAAGGATCACAAGGAGAATAAGCCTAATGCACGTGTGTTTGCCCTAACTCAAGAGGAGGCAGAAAAATCTAACGATGTTGTGGCAGGTACCATTTTAATCAATCAATCTCCTACTTATGTGTTGTTTGATTGTGgtgctacgcattcgtttatatcTAAGAGATTTGCTAAGAAGTTAGGACTTATTCCTGAAATACTTGTGGAACCTTTTAGGGTAGCAACTCCCACTAGTAAAGCAATTGAAACTCATAGGGTACACCGAAATTGCATAATTGGTATCAGTGAACACGTATTTCAAGCTGAACTGATTCAACTAAACATGATAGAATTTGAGGCCATTCTGGGGATGGATTGGCTAgcaaataatcatgcattagTTGATTGTCGCATGAAGAATGTCAAACTGCGAACTTCAAACCTCGACGAAGTCATTTATCATGGTAAAACCAAGGAGCAGAAGTCTCTTTTATCTGCTTCTCAAGCTTGGAAAGCTATGAAAAGTGTAGAAGAAGTATATCTAGCCGTAGTAGGTGAGGTAAAGGAAGAAGTTACTCTTGCATTAGAAAAGATTCCGGTTGTACAAGAGTTTCCGGATGTGTTCCCTGAAGAACTCCCTGGAGTAATTCCTGACCGCGAggtggaatttgagattaatcTAGTACCCGGTGATGCACCTATCTCAAAAGCACCATATCAAATGGCTccagcagaattgaaagaattaaaagagcAACTGCAAGAATTGTTGGATAAAAAGCAAATACGACCAAGAgcatctccttggggagccccggttctatttgtgaagaagaaatatGGGA GAGCTACAGTCTTTTCCAAGCTCGATCTAAGGTCAGGCTATCAGCAGTTGAAAGTCAAAGCAGAAGACGTTCCAAAAACAGCCTTTCGgacaaggtatggtcattatGAGTTCATGGTAATGCCTTTTGGGCTAACCAATGCACCAGCAGcattcatggatctcatgaatagAGTATTCAAGCCGTTCCTCGACAAGTTTGTGGTGGTgtttattgacgacattctcGTATATTCATCAAGTGAAGAAGATCACAAAGAACATCTCCGGCTTACTCTCCAGACTCTAAGAGAAAAAGAACTCTATGCCAAATTCAaaaagtgtgaattttggctaaaGAGAGTTGCATTCTTGGGCCATATAATATCCAAAGACGGAGTATCGGTGGATCCCAAGAAAGTGGAGGCAGTTATGGATTGGCCTAGACCAAAAACGGTAACTGAAATTCGAAGCTTTCTAGGTTTGGCTGGTTACTATCGAaaatttgtggaagttttttTCTCGATAGCTATACCTCTCACCAAACTCACACAAAAGAACTCTAAGCTCAATTGGGATGAAACGTGTGAAAATAGCtttgaaattttgaagaaaaagtTGGCATCTACACCAGTATTGACACTACCGGCTGAAGGCAAGGATTTCACCATCTATAGCGATGCGTCAAAGGGAGGATTGGGATGTGTACTCATGCAAGATGGAAGGTTAATTGCTTATGCTTCAAGACAACTAAAGCCGTATGAGCAAAACTACCTCACGCATGACCTTGAACTAGCCGTTGTGGTCTTTGCActaaagatttggagacattatctttacggTGCAAAGTGTGAAATATTTACTGATCATCAAAGTCTCAA ATGCCAGGtctgtcagcaagtcaaagccgAATAtcaacgacctggaggattactGCAGCCCCTGGaaattccagaatggaaatgggagtacatttctatggattttgttgtcgGTTTACCCAAGTCAAGACAGAGCCATGACGGGATATGG ATAGGGATCCGAGATTTGTGTCCCGATTCTGGAAAAGTTTTCAAGAAGCAATGGGGACCAAGGTTACTCTCAGTACAGCCTACCATCCGCAAACTGATGTCCAAACAGAGAGATCAATTCAAACCTTGGAAGATATGTTGA
- the LOC140891667 gene encoding protein OXIDATIVE STRESS 3 LIKE 1-like, whose translation MSAPSEMKNPANNDRIERSGLVTGDTPCVSSILDFSATDRKEARVEDRTGSQSSSSISSIGKNSDESAGGGGDGEEVQSEYKGGAFASLDALEEVLPIKRGISKFYCGKSISFASLSDAASCSSVKDIAKPEDAYTRKRKNMMAYSNYWDKKHNFSCSRRGGLSKRPNNSMSMLALAAPTNCSESCSVETSNSNSPSSGCCLPPLLPHPRIAIFDELSSTPPADKFCSWRSMSLADLRGGAAAEDSANLSIPGI comes from the exons ATGTCCGCACCATCGGAGATGAAGAATCCGGCAAACAATGATCGGATCGAGCGATCGGGGCTTGTTACCGGCGATACGCCTTGCGTTTCTTCGATTCTGGATTTCTCCGCCACCGATCGCAAGGAGGCGCGTGTGGAGGATCGAACCGGCTCTCAATCGTCTTCCTCCATCTCGTCGATAGGAAAGAACAGCGACGAGTCTGCCGGTGGCGGAGGAGATGGGGAGGAGGTGCAGAGTGAGTACAAAGGCGGGGCATTTGCTAGTTTGGACGCTTTGGAAGAAGTTTTGCCTATaaa GAGAGGTATATCGAAGTTCTATTGTGGTAAATCCATATCTTTCGCCTCTCTGTCCGATGCTGCATCCTGCTCCTCTGTTAAAGATATTGCCAAACCAGAAGATGCGTACACTAGGAAACGCAAGAACATGATGGCATATAGTAACTACTGGGATAAGAAACACAACTTCTCGTGCAGCAGACGTGGAGGACTATCCAAAAGACCGAACAACTCTATGAGTATGTTAGCTCTTGCTGCACCCACTAATTGCTCTGAGAGCTGTTCTGTCGAAACATCCAACTCTAACTCACCGTCATCTGGTTGCTGCCTTCCTCCTTTGCTACCCCATCCAAGAATCGCTATATTTGATGAACTATCATCCACGCCTCCTGCTGATAAGTTTTGTTCATGGCGGAGCATGTCCTTGGCTGATCTGCGAGGTGGCGCTGCTGCTGAAGATTCAGCAAATCTCAGCATTCCTGGAATATGA